Below is a genomic region from Deinococcus arcticus.
CGCATGACTGTGGCCGCGCCCGCAGACCAGGGCAGGCCACAATTCACGCCCGCGCAGGAAGCGGCCGTGTTCTCGCCCAGCAGCGTGGCCATCTCTGCTGGGGCAGGCAGCGGTAAGACGCGGGTGCTCGCGGAACGGATCCTCAACCTGCTGCGTCAGGGCGTGACGCCTGGCCAGATCGTGGCCGTCACCTTCACGGAAGCGGCGGCTGCTGAACTGCGCGAACGCATCACCCGCTACGTGGAGCAGCGGGCGGATACTGAAGGCCCGGCCTGGCAGACGGTCCTCGCGGGGCTGCCCCTGATGCAGGTGAGCACCATTCACGGCCTGTGCGGGCGCGTGGCGCGCGAGCACCCGGTGGAAAGCGGCGCCGGCCTGAGTTTTGAAGTGCTGGATGAAACGGACGCCCAGGCCTGGTTGGACGAGCACCTGTTCCCGGTGCTGGCGGAGTTGCCGGTCGACACCTTGCTGGCCGTGCCGGGCAAGATCCGGTCGGACGTGATCCGCACGCTGCTGGATGACCCCACAACCGCCCGGGACGCCTTGGAGGTCGCCGCCAGCCTCGCGGCGCTGGCGCCGCAGGAACGGGCGCGGCGGGCGTGGCAGACCGTCACTGGCCCCTGGAATGCGGCGATGCAGACCCTGCAGGGCGTGCAGGGTCCGGCGGGGGATGACCTGGAGCAGATCCGGCGCGCGGTGCTGGCGGTAGCGTCTGCCGCGCCCGTGCAGGGGGCCGCGCTGCGTGCCGTGCGGGCCGCCCTGCAGCCCCACAAAGGCACCATCGGGAGGGGCTGGACAAAGGACGCCAAAGCGGCGGCCCACACGGCCCTGAAAACCCTCAAGGTGTTGGCGGCCCGCGACGACCTGCTGGGCGAGGCAACCGACGCGGCCCTGACGCATGACCGCGCGGTGCTCGCGCTGCGGGAAATCTTCACGCATGTCCGGACGCGCTTCTCGCACCTGAAGGCCGAGCAGGAAGTCGCAACATTCGCGGACCTTGAAGCGTACGCGGACGCCGCCCTGGCGCATGACGCGGTCCGGTCGTACTACGCCGCGCGCTGGACGCACCTGCTGATCGACGAGGCGCAGGACACCAACCCCGTGCAGTGGCGCATTCTGTCTGCCCTGGCCGGGGACAGCGTGAACCTCACGGTGGTGGGCGATGAGAAGCAGAGCATCTACGCGTTCCGCCGGGCGGACGTGAAGGTCTTCCGCGCCGCGCAGGACGCGGTGCTTCGGCGTGGGGGCGCCGTGATTCCCATGGGCACGTCCTTCCGCACGCACGCTGGATTGGTGGCGGCCGTGAATACGTACTTCAAGGGCCTCATGCGCGGCCCGGATGAGGCCCGGCCCACCGCCGCGCGGTTCGAGCCGCTGAACGCCCACCGGCGGGCCCATCCGGACGGTGAGGACGCGCCCAGCGTGGAGCTGCACGTGATCCAGGGGGAAGACACCTCCAGCCTGCGCCAAGCGGAGGCCACCTACCTCGCCGGGCGCATCCAGGCGCTGCTGCTCGCCGGTCCCGCCGTGTACGACCGGGCGCTTGAGGGCACGCGGGCGCTGCGGCTCTCGGACATCGCCCTGCTGTTCCGCGCCCGCACGGACCTCAAGGTGTACGAGGACGCCCTGACGCGCGCGGGACTGCCGTTCGTGGTGCACGGCGGCCGGGGCCTGTACGACCGACCAGAGGTGCAGGACGCCGCGAACCTCCTGCAGGCGGTGGCGAATCCGGCAGAGGACATGTATCTGGCGGCGGTGCTGCGCGGCCCGCACGTGCAGGTGACGGACGACACGCTGCTGGCCCTGGCCCAGGCGCGCGGGGCAGGGGAGAGCCTGTGGCAGGCGGCGCGGCGCAGCGCGCATCCGGCGGTTCAGGCGGCTGTCACGCTGCTGCTCAGCCTGCGGGAGGCCGGAGCGACCCTGAGCGCCTCACAGCTGCTCGCGGAGGCCGACGGGCGGACCGGGGCGCTGCTGGTGCACGCCGCGCAGCCGGACGGCCTCAGACGTGTGGAGAACCTGAGGCGCTTCCACGCGCTGCTGCGTCAGTGGGCCGGGGACGGCGTGCGGGACGCCGCGAGTGTGGCTGATCACCTCACGCGGCTCGCCCGGCTGGGCGCGCAGGAAGCCGAGGCGATCAGTCCGCACCCGGACGCCGCGCAGCTCATGACCATTCACGGCAGCAAGGGCCTGGAGTTTCCCGTGGTGATCGTGGCGGACGCGCTGCGCAGAGGAGGCGGACTGGCCCCAAGCGTGCGGTTTGACGCGGCGCTCGGCGTGGCCCTGAGATTGCCGGATCTGGAGGAGGACCTGCCCGAGTGGGAGGCACTGGAACGCCTCGCGCAGGAGCGGGACCTCAGTGAAGCCGAGCGGGTGGCGTACGTGGCGTTTACGCGCGCGGCAGACCTGTTGATCCTGAGTCTGACCGGGGGAGACTCTGGCAAAGCCCAGGAGCGCTTCGAGGCCTTCGTTGCCCACCTGCCGGAGGAGGGGGTCGAGCGGCATTACCTCTCGCCTGAGGAGGTGCCGCCGGTCGAGCCGCTGGGGCTGGTGCACGCAGGCGGGCAGCCCCACCTGGAGGTCCGCAGTGGCCCCGGGGTCATGCTGCCCAGCAGCCTGCCGGTCACCAGCCTTGCGGCGTACCTGGCGTGCCCGCGCCGCTTCGCATATCAGTACCTGGAAGGCCGCCTGCCGCTGGCCAGCCTGTGGAGTGAACGCCTGCAGGCGCAAGAGCGCAACCCACACCAACGCGCCGCCGGCCGGCAGATCGGGGACGCGGTGCACCGCGCGTTCGAGCATGGCTGGACACCTGCAGAGCTCCCGGAACGCCTCGCGTACCTCGCGCCGGTCGACCAGAAGCTGGTGGCCGATTGCGTGCAGGCTTTTCAGGGCGAGCTGTTCGCGGAGGTCAACCGGCGGCCCTACCGGCGGGAGATGGCCATTCAGGTGCCCGTCGGCCCGCTGCTGTTTGAAGGCGTTGTGGACGCCTTTGATGAAGCGGACCGGTTCGTGCTGGATTACAAGACGGACCGCGCCTTTCACCCGGAGCATCACCTGCCGCAGCTGGCCCTGTACGCGCATCACCTGAACGCTGAGCGCGCGGCGCTGGCGTACCTCAAGGACGTCAAAGCCCTTCATGTCTTTCGGGAAGAAGACCTGGCCCGGGGCATGCAGCTGGTCGGGGGGGCGGTGGAACAGATGACCGCCCTGGACTTTGCCCCCACACCGGGTGCTGGCACCTGCCGGACCTGTGCCTTCCGGGGCGTCTGTGACGCCGCCGTTCTGGTGGAAACCCTGTGAGACCCGCCTGTCAGGCCCGTACGCCTGCCCCCTGTGCTGCCCCCTTGCAGGAGAGCCCATGAGCGACACCGAAAACACATCAGCCACCCAACTCGCCCCGCCTGTGCCCACCGCGTACGCCGCTGCGGTTCTCAACTTCCTGACGGACGAAGGCTTCCGCCCGAAGCTGGATGACGACGGGGACGTGCACTTCAAGTACGAGGGCGGCACGTACTTCGTCCTGACCGCCGGGAACGATCCCACGCACCTCGCGCTGCTCTACCCGTTCTTCTGGCCGCTGGAGGACGCCGCCGAGCGGGCGCGGGCTCTGGAAGCGGCCATGCACGCCCAGCGGCAGGTGCGGGTGGGCCGGATTCTGGTGCTCGAGCACGACGTGAGCGCAAATGTCAGCGCCTACCTGCCGGACGAGCAGAGTTTCCGCGCGGTGCTTCTCCGAAGCCTGGAGGGGCTGAAGTACCTGGTCCTGAAGTTCCAGGAGCATATGCGCGCGCAGCTGGAGAACTGACGATGGGTGTTCCAGAGACGAAAACCCAGCGTGTCCGGGCCGTGCTTGACCTGCTCTCGCGCGGTGAATACAGCGCCCGCGACCTGACCGCCCGGCTGGGCCTGCCGCCCAACAAGCTCCGCAGTGTGCAGCGCGACCTGGGTGACCTCATCCTAAACGGTGAGGTGGAGACGCTCCCGAGTGGGAAGTACCGCTGCCCCCCTCCGGCGACGACCCTCAACCCCGTGGAGGCCCTGGCGGTCTACTCGGCGGCCAGAATGCTGTACCACCACGCGGCGGAATACAGCGAGCACTACCTCTCGGCACTGGAGAAGCTCACGGTGCAGCTGCCGGCCCCAGCCCGGCGGGTCGCGGAACAGGCCAATCAGGCCTACCACCAGCGGCGCGGCGCTGGTGGAGGCAGCTCCCGAACCTTCGAGCTGGTCGCGCGGGCCTGGCTGGAAGGCCGGGTGCTCCGGTTCGAGTACCACTCCCTGCATAAGGTCTCAACAGTTGAACTGAACATCTATTTTATTGAGCTCAACCCGCACAACCGTCAGGCCTACGCGATCGGAGTCAACCGGCTGAAAACAGGCGACCGGCCATTTGTGTTTCGCCTTGCCCGGATGCGGGACGTCACGCTGCTCAGCGATGAGTGCGTGATTCCAGAAGATTTCCAGCCGCTGAATTACCTCTCTGGCGCCTGGGGCATCATGACTGGCGATCCAGTCCGAGTGGAGCTGTTCTTCACTCCGGCGGTGAGAGAGCGAGTGCGGGAAATCCACCTGGGGCCAGAGGCTGAATGTCTGACCCTGGCCAGCGGCTTTACCCGCGTGTGCCTGAAGGTTGGGGGTTGGAAAGAGTTGGTGCCGTGGATCCTGGGATGGGGAGGTGAGGTCGAGGTGGCCAGTCCGCCTGAACTGCGCGCGCATGTGGCGCATGCGCACCAGCAGGCTGCAGCCATGTACTTGACCTAACCGTTGGTATGAGGCTTCCAGCGGCACCATACATCACGCTCTGGCTGAGAACAAAGAGCCCAGAACAAACAGGAGTTAGCAGTGGCCGGGTTTAAAAGAAGCAACTTAACAGACATCAAATTCCTGCGTAATCTCTTTAATGAGGCGACAGATCACTTTCTGGTACTCAAAGAACTGATTCAAAATGCTGACGACTCTGGAAGTGACGGCCAGGGCACTGCCAGTTTTGTGGCTCTCGGCTGCTCGATGGGGCTGCCAGACGCTGACCATCCCTTATTGTCTGCGCCAGCAATTTTTGCTGTCAATGACGGCGTGCTGAGTCCTCCAGACGCAGAAGCCATCGTCAGTCTGGGGCTCAGCACCAAGGGTGGGGATTCCAGCACCGTTGGGAAGTTTGGCCTGGGGTTAAAAAGCGTGTTTTACCTCGCTGAAGCACTCTTCTTCATGGACGCAAGGCTCTCGCCTGATGACCGGTGGGCGTCGCCGCATTTCGATGTCTTATCACCGTGGCTGAGTGGCGATTCACCTATTCGTCCAGAGTGGTTGCAGTTCGGGACGGCTGACCGGGCGCGCATTCTGACCCACCTGAAAGAACTGGGCATTCCAGAAGGGTTCGTCGTCTGGGTGCCCCTGCGGCGGAAATCCGACTGCCTGGTGCCAGGGCATGAGTTACCCGTGCAGGTGATGTCGAACTACTTTGGAGACCAGCCCTTTTCGATCAGTGACCAAACCATTCAGGATGTACAGGACCTGATGCCGATGCTGGGGCGGGTGCGCCGCATCATTGTCAAATCCCGCCCGGAAGTCGATGCGCCCCTGCTGGTGCTGAATCAGGTGGGCTCACAGCGAACCTCAAACTTCAGGCATCAGGCGCCGTTTCAACGCACCTTCGCTGGGGCCATTACGTCCACGATGAAAGCGCCGACGGTCTACGTCGGGCATGAGGTTCTGGTTGAGCACGAGTGGCTGACCAGCCTGAACCAAAGTGAGCACTGGCCGTCCACAGAGGTGGTGACGCTTTATGGCAACATGCAGAAGAAAGATCCGTCCGTGCCACACGGCGCCGCCGTGTGGCAGAGGTCCAGTGGTCAGGAGGGGCGGCTGCGGGCGTTGTGGTCCGTCTTCCTGCCGGTAGAAGAAGCGTTGAACGAGGTCCTGAACACGTCCTCGACCTACACCCTGACGCTCCATGGGTACTTCTTCCTTAAAGAAGACCGAAAAGCCATCTACGACCTTGACCCCACACCTGACGGAAGGCTTCCGGCCAACGTGAGTGAACTTCGGCGGCACTGGAATGGGCTGCTCGCCGTCCAGGCCACCCTGCCGGTTGTTCTTCAAGGTCTGGCGGAAATTACATCAGACGCCACCGACGATGAGCGGACCGAGGTCAGTCGTGCGCTGCGCCG
It encodes:
- a CDS encoding UvrD-helicase domain-containing protein; translation: MTVAAPADQGRPQFTPAQEAAVFSPSSVAISAGAGSGKTRVLAERILNLLRQGVTPGQIVAVTFTEAAAAELRERITRYVEQRADTEGPAWQTVLAGLPLMQVSTIHGLCGRVAREHPVESGAGLSFEVLDETDAQAWLDEHLFPVLAELPVDTLLAVPGKIRSDVIRTLLDDPTTARDALEVAASLAALAPQERARRAWQTVTGPWNAAMQTLQGVQGPAGDDLEQIRRAVLAVASAAPVQGAALRAVRAALQPHKGTIGRGWTKDAKAAAHTALKTLKVLAARDDLLGEATDAALTHDRAVLALREIFTHVRTRFSHLKAEQEVATFADLEAYADAALAHDAVRSYYAARWTHLLIDEAQDTNPVQWRILSALAGDSVNLTVVGDEKQSIYAFRRADVKVFRAAQDAVLRRGGAVIPMGTSFRTHAGLVAAVNTYFKGLMRGPDEARPTAARFEPLNAHRRAHPDGEDAPSVELHVIQGEDTSSLRQAEATYLAGRIQALLLAGPAVYDRALEGTRALRLSDIALLFRARTDLKVYEDALTRAGLPFVVHGGRGLYDRPEVQDAANLLQAVANPAEDMYLAAVLRGPHVQVTDDTLLALAQARGAGESLWQAARRSAHPAVQAAVTLLLSLREAGATLSASQLLAEADGRTGALLVHAAQPDGLRRVENLRRFHALLRQWAGDGVRDAASVADHLTRLARLGAQEAEAISPHPDAAQLMTIHGSKGLEFPVVIVADALRRGGGLAPSVRFDAALGVALRLPDLEEDLPEWEALERLAQERDLSEAERVAYVAFTRAADLLILSLTGGDSGKAQERFEAFVAHLPEEGVERHYLSPEEVPPVEPLGLVHAGGQPHLEVRSGPGVMLPSSLPVTSLAAYLACPRRFAYQYLEGRLPLASLWSERLQAQERNPHQRAAGRQIGDAVHRAFEHGWTPAELPERLAYLAPVDQKLVADCVQAFQGELFAEVNRRPYRREMAIQVPVGPLLFEGVVDAFDEADRFVLDYKTDRAFHPEHHLPQLALYAHHLNAERAALAYLKDVKALHVFREEDLARGMQLVGGAVEQMTALDFAPTPGAGTCRTCAFRGVCDAAVLVETL
- a CDS encoding helix-turn-helix transcriptional regulator gives rise to the protein MGVPETKTQRVRAVLDLLSRGEYSARDLTARLGLPPNKLRSVQRDLGDLILNGEVETLPSGKYRCPPPATTLNPVEALAVYSAARMLYHHAAEYSEHYLSALEKLTVQLPAPARRVAEQANQAYHQRRGAGGGSSRTFELVARAWLEGRVLRFEYHSLHKVSTVELNIYFIELNPHNRQAYAIGVNRLKTGDRPFVFRLARMRDVTLLSDECVIPEDFQPLNYLSGAWGIMTGDPVRVELFFTPAVRERVREIHLGPEAECLTLASGFTRVCLKVGGWKELVPWILGWGGEVEVASPPELRAHVAHAHQQAAAMYLT